One Podarcis raffonei isolate rPodRaf1 chromosome 3, rPodRaf1.pri, whole genome shotgun sequence genomic region harbors:
- the C3H6orf120 gene encoding UPF0669 protein C6orf120 homolog: MAVYCKRVLVILLAFQGLLIATAYNEEEDIPEEWILLHVVQGQIGAGNYSYLRLNHEGKIVLQMQSLKGDADLYVSDVTLHPSFDDYELQSVTCGQDVVYVPAHFRRPVGIGIYGHPSHLESEFEMKVYYDQTVVESPFGGGSYNPEDTDLNQKQFHAREDESQDEESVFWTILIGILKLILEILF, encoded by the coding sequence ATGGCAGTCTACTGCAAGAGGGTCCTAGTAATACTGCTTGCTTTTCAAGGACTTCTAATAGCGACTGCTTATAATGAGGAAGAAGACATACCTGAAGAATGGATTCTCCTTCATGTGGTTCAAGGTCAGATTGGTGCTGGAAACTACAGCTACTTAAGGTTAAATCACGAAGGGAAGATAGTGCTTCAGATGCAGAGTTTAAAAGGGGATGCAGACTTGTACGTATCTGATGTGACCCTTCACCCCAGTTTTGATGATTATGAATTGCAGTCAGTAACTTGTGGTCAAGATGTCGTTTATGTGCCAGCGCACTTCCGCCGTCCAGTGGGAATAGGGATTTATGGCCATCCCTCTCATCTGGAAAGTGAATTTGAAATGAAAGTGTACTATGATCAAACAGTTGTGGAATCTCCATTTGGTGGTGGCTCCTACAATCCAGAAGATACAGATTTGAACCAGAAGCAGTTTCATGCAAGAGAAGATGAGTCTCAGGATGAAGAATCAGTCTTCTGGACTATACTAATTGGAATATTAAAATTAATACTTGAAATTCTGTTTTAG